One Pirellulales bacterium genomic window, GAACTGTCCGCGTGGCACAAGCTGGCTAAGAATGCGGAATGGCCCAACTTCGGAGCGCTGAAACAAACCTTCGGCTCGGCGGATCAAGTGGGAAACTGCGTCGTGTTCGACGTCGGCAACAACCGATTTCGATTGATCGGTCGAGCAAACTACGCTCGGGGAATCCTCTACGTCCTGCGTGTTATGGATGACAAAGAATACGACAAGAGGCTCTGGATCGACGGCTGTGGATGCCATCAGCCGCCGAAAAGGCGGACTGTGCCAAAGGCGTTTGAACCCGTCCGGCGAAGCCGCGGCCAGCGAAAGGGAAAGAGGTAAAGTTTTGGCGACCAAGACAGTTTCCAAGAAGCTCCCGGACACCTACTTCGACCTCGTCAAGCAATTCCCGCTCAGACATATCCGCGACGACTCGCACTTGGACGCTGCCGCGAAAATGATCGACCGGTTGCTGAGGGAGAAGCTCACTGCGGGCGCCCAAGAGTATTTGGACGTGTTGACCGATCTCGTCGAAACCTACGAGGACCCGCACGAGCCGGTCCCCGACGCCTCGGAAGCGGATGTGTTGCGGGAATTGATGCGGTCCGGCGGGATCAACCAACCAAGACTCTCGGAGCAGGTCGGAATCTCGCAGTCCACGATCTCGGCCGTGCTCAACGGCACACGATCGCTCACCAAGCATCAAATCATCTCGCTGGCCCGCTTCTTCAACGTCTCCGCGGCCGCCTTCCTTCCTAGTCCGGCGACAATCCGACGACGATGAAGCGCATCCTGCGCCCGACGGATCGGCGACATCCTACTCGGGATGGAAGTATGCGCGAATCCCCGCCGAGGACTACAAAAAACGGATACAAGGACTGAAAGAGGGTGCTGCATGGATGTGATTTTGACCGTCGCCTATGGCAAGGTCTGCGACTATCCCACGTACCGCGCGTTTCTTAATTCGTATCAAGCAATTCGGCGCGACGATCTGAAATTGGTGGCGTTCGGCGGGAATATGTCGCGTGCGGCGCGGCGAGCGACGGAGGCCGCCGGCGTGGAAATCCACGATCCGGGGGCCCGCTTCAACGATCCGGGCAACAAGCTGCGGCATTGGTATTTTGCAGAATACCTCGGCCGGCGTCGCGACGCGGCGGGTTATGTTCTCACGGTCGATGCTCGCGACACGATCTTTCAGAGCGATCCGTTCAGCTTCGCGCCGTTGCGATCGGGCGCCCGCATT contains:
- a CDS encoding helix-turn-helix domain-containing protein produces the protein MATKTVSKKLPDTYFDLVKQFPLRHIRDDSHLDAAAKMIDRLLREKLTAGAQEYLDVLTDLVETYEDPHEPVPDASEADVLRELMRSGGINQPRLSEQVGISQSTISAVLNGTRSLTKHQIISLARFFNVSAAAFLPSPATIRRR